The genome window CAAGCAGTTTCTCAATCACTTCAGGATAATGCCGGTGCTCCAGTGCATGAATGCGCTGTGCAAGGGTTTCGGGAGTATCGTTTGGTAAAACCGGGCAGCGTGCCTGGAAAATGATGTCGCCTTCATCATACTTCTCATTTACGTAATGAATGCTGATGCCGCTTTCCTTTTCAGCGGCGGCAATTACTGCTTCGTGCACTTTTGAACCGTACATGCCCCTGCCTCCATACTTTGGCAGCAGGGCAGGATGAATATTTATGATTTGCCTTGTGAAATTCCGGATAATATTATCGGGCATTAGCCAGAGAAAACCGGCCAAAACAATCAATGACGGATTCTCTGCTTTTAGCCGGTTCAGCACCAGATCGGTTTCGTATAGTTCGGTTCGGGAAAAACAATTTGCGGGAATGTTCA of Bacteroidales bacterium contains these proteins:
- the purN gene encoding phosphoribosylglycinamide formyltransferase, translating into MSKRIVILASGSGTNAEAIARYFEPGANAKVTLIMSNRCDAYVLERAKKLNIPANCFSRTELYETDLVLNRLKAENPSLIVLAGFLWLMPDNIIRNFTRQIINIHPALLPKYGGRGMYGSKVHEAVIAAAEKESGISIHYVNEKYDEGDIIFQARCPVLPNDTPETLAQRIHALEHRHYPEVIEKLLASL